One Drosophila virilis strain 15010-1051.87 chromosome 5, Dvir_AGI_RSII-ME, whole genome shotgun sequence DNA window includes the following coding sequences:
- the mlt gene encoding tubulin-specific chaperone cofactor E-like protein, giving the protein MPSLLEALERKYFAECEFENANQPELHKRSDLPNDFTVTKCGGRMEFSIFIPRLSPLTSVPALLVLNDCDIDCAGDFESIRDKCQRVRELDLAQNKLQDWHEVFNILKHMPRIEFLNLSKNQLLSTPSALLAAPTINLKNLVLNGTYLDWMCVDALLQNLPVLQELHLSLNNYSAVLLDAAEVAEHSNSSCQCVPQTETETETETEAEAQALSESCCNLCRARRKLTQAHPALKTLHFTGNPIEHWQEICRLGRLFPSLEALVLAECPIKSLQANAELDSASASECHKYFPCLKLLNLSCAQLNSWADIDELAKYGQLQNLRVKHWPLWETLECTEHERRQLLIARLPNVSMLNGGGKISVDERVDAERAFVRHYMDKPECERPARYAELLAVHGQLDPLVNVNLKPEKRVKVIFTYNEVSESRFVDIYLTVNDLKVKLEKLINLAPNKMRLYYLDQDYKEFGPEEMRYPNKQLYSYNIQSGDEIIIDAKK; this is encoded by the coding sequence ATGCCCTCATTGCTGGAGGCGCTGGAGCGCAAATATTTCGCCGAATGCGAATTCGAGAACGCCAACCAGCCGGAGCTGCACAAGCGCTCCGATCTGCCCAATGACTTTACGGTTACCAAATGTGGCGGACGCATGGAGTTCTCCATATTCATACCGCGCCTCTCCCCGCTGACCAGTGTGCCCGCCCTGCTGGTGCTCAACGACTGCGACATCGATTGCGCCGGCGATTTTGAGAGCATACGCGACAAATGCCAGCGTGTGCGTGAGCTGGATCTGGCGCAGAACAAGCTGCAGGATTGGCATGAGGTGTTCAACATACTGAAGCATATGCCGCGCATCGAATTCTTGAATCTGAGCAAGAATCAGCTGCTGAGCACGCCCAGTGCGCTGCTGGCGGCACCGACGATTAATCTAAAGAATCTGGTGCTCAACGGCACCTACCTGGACTGGATGTGCGTGGATGCGCTGCTGCAGAACTTGCCGGTGTTGCAGGAGCTGCACCTGAGCCTGAACAACTACAGTGCCGTGCTGCTGGATGCGGCTGAGGTGGCGgagcacagcaacagcagctgccaatgCGTGCCacaaaccgaaaccgaaaccgaaacggaaacggaagcgGAAGCGCAAGCATTGTCTGAGAGCTGCTGCAACCTGTGCCGGGCCAGACGCAAGCTGACCCAGGCACATCCGGCGCTCAAGACACTGCACTTCACGGGCAATCCCATCGAGCACTGGCAGGAAATTTGTCGCCTGGGCAGACTCTTCCCCAGCCTCGAGGCCCTAGTGCTGGCCGAGTGCCCCATCAAATCGCTGCAGGCCAACGCCGAACTGGACTCGGCCAGCGCCAGCGAGTGCCACAAATATTTCCCCTGCCTGAAGCTGCTCAATCTGAGCTGCGCCCAGCTGAACAGCTGGGCGGACATCGATGAGCTGGCCAAATACGGTCAGCTGCAGAATCTGCGTGTCAAGCACTGGCCCCTCTGGGAGACACTCGAGTGCACCGAGCACGAGCGCCGTCAGCTGCTGATCGCCCGTCTGCCCAATGTGTCCATGTTGAATGGCGGCGGAAAGATCAGCGTGGATGAGCGTGTGGACGCGGAACGCGCCTTTGTGCGCCATTACATGGACAAGCCGGAGTGCGAGCGGCCGGCACGCTATGCAGAGCTGCTGGCGGTGCATGGCCAACTGGATCCGCTGGTCAATGTCAATCTGAAGCCGGAGAAACGGGTCAAGGTCATATTCACCTACAACGAAGTCAGCGAAAGTCGTTTCGTGGACATTTATCTAACCGTCAACGATCTGAAGGTCAAGCTTGAGAAGCTAATCAATTTGGCGCCAAACAAGATGCGTCTCTATTACCTGGACCAGGACTACAAGGAGTTTGGGCCCGAGGAGATGCGCTATCCCAACAAACAGCTCTACAGCTATAATATACAATCGGGCGACGAGATCATCATAGATGCCAAGAAGTGA
- the KCNQ gene encoding potassium voltage-gated channel subfamily KQT member 1 isoform X12, which translates to MDPENDVYAFYDIMGFKGKCRPAGPKKSQQFLQPRMSLLGKPLNYNRGTHRRDARYRRMQSRLYNFLERPRGLHAIFYHVMVFLMVFTCLALSVFSTIKEYEEDAVYILFRMEIIVVIWFTMEFGARLWSSGCRSRYQGTLGRLKFIKQPFCIIDIITILASIVVLGMGTSGQVFATSALRGLRFFQILRMVRMDRRGGTWKLLGSVVYAHRQELITTMYIGFLGLIFASFLVYMWEKDVNEKFSNFAQALWWGVITLCTVGYGDMVPITWQGKLIASCCALLGISFFALPAGILGSGFALKVQQQQRQKHMIRRRQPAATLIQAVWRCYAADEHSVSVATWKIHQVALPSPPASSENWERLLKNITEYRRASSSFKHNTSFVARLPTIRRHKSQTIQTPGPDGTPMSKPPGSSRASTRYTRTIRDINASVENLEVVQNGKSMNPSFSEDSVAETTCLKNIKNSDASNQNLTHKSISLIHKLPPDEDEEPRCTQLTNRHKIAIRFIRKLKYFVARRKFKEALKPYDVKDVMEQYAAGHVDLLGRVKMLHLRLDQILGKQGSKAKDVYASKISLASRVVKVERQVVDIEEKLDILIKAYMEDRDRFLALPLPANPKPKIHSISPSHSHNLHHTHNQSMIDVWKRTATLSVHPELVSAPAGAAAGATSVDRLDSNETALTSTQTVTTTTDAIATQTPMPHTQHTATNTKSSVLNPYQLTPEKQQHNDVFMTDLENRTKKRVTLSYTH; encoded by the exons ATGGATCCCGAGAACGATGTTTATGCATTCTATGATATAATGGGCTTCAAGGG GAAATGTAGACCGGCGGGACCAAAGAAATCGCAACAATTTCTGCAACCGCGAATGTCACTCCTAGGGAAGCCGCTGAACTATAATCGCGGCACACATCGCCGCGATGCCCGCTACCGGCGGATGCAAAGTCGGCTCTACAATTTCTTAGAGCGACCGCGGGGCCTGCATGCAATATTTTATCATGTGATGGT TTTTCTGATGGTGTTCACATGTCTCGCATTGAGCGTGTTTTCCACCATCAAAGAATACGAGGAGGatgctgtatatatattgtttcgCATGGAAATCATAGTTGTCATCTGGTTTACCATGGAGTTTGGGGCGCGTCTGTGGTCATCGGGCTGCCGATCGCGCTACCAAGGCACGCTGGGACGGCTTAAGTTTATAAAGCAACCGTTTTGTATTATAG ATATTATCACCATTTTAGCCTCAATTGTAGTATTAGGCATGGGCACCTCTGGCCAGGTGTTTGCGACGAGCGCATTGCGTGGTTTAAGATTCTTTCAGATACTTCGCATGGTGCGCATGGATCGACGCGGTGGCACCTGGAAGCTGCTCGGTTCGGTTGTATACGCACACAGACAG GAGCTCATCACAACCATGTATATTGGATTTTTAGGTCTCATCTTTGCATCATTCCTTGTTTACATGTGGGAGAAGGACGTTAACGAGAAGTTCAGCAATTTTGCACAGGCGTTGTGGTGGGGCGTG ATAACGCTCTGCACCGTGGGCTATGGCGATATGGTACCCATCACCTGGCAGGGCAAATTGATTGCCTCGTGCTGTGCCTTATTGGGCATATCCTTCTTTGCGCTCCCTGCG GGCATTCTGGGCAGCGGGTTTGCGCTGaaggtgcagcagcagcagcgccagaaGCACATGATACGGCGTCGCCAGCCGGCGGCGACGCTCATTCAGGCCGTTTGGCGCTGCTATGCGGCCGATGAGCATTCCGTTTCCGTGGCCACCTGGAAGATACATCAGGTGGCGCTGCCAAGTCCGCCCGCATC TTCTGAAAACTGGGAGCgattattaaaaaacataaccGAATATAG ACGGGCCTCATCCAGTTTTAAGCACAACACATCCTTTGTGGCCCGCCTGCCGACAATAAGGCGTCACAAGAGCCAGACCATCCAAACACCCGGACCGGATGGCACCCCCATGTCCAAGCCGCCGGGCTCGTCGCGAGCCTCCACGCGTTATACGCGCACCATACGCGATATAAACGCATCTGTGGAGAACTTGG AGGTAGTACAAAATGGCAAATCCATGAATCCGAGTTTTAGCGAAGATTCAGTTGCTGAAACAACttgcttaaaaaatataaaaaattcagACG CAAGCAACCAAAACCTAACGCACAAGTCAATCTCTCTGATTCATAAATTGCCCCCAGATGAGGATGAGGAGCCGCGCTGCACGCAGCTGACAAATCGGCACAAGATTGCCATACGCTTCATACGCAag CTCAAGTATTTCGTGGCACGTCGCAAGTTTAAGGAGGCATTGAAGCCATACGATGTCAAAGATGTCATGGAACAATATGCGGCGG GTCACGTGGATTTGCTGGGTCGCGTCAAGATGCTGCATTTGCg TCTTGATCAGATTCTGGGCAAACAAGGTTCCAAGGCAAAGGATGTGTATGCCTCGAAAATCAGCTTAGCCTCGCGTGTCGTTAAGGTTGAGCGTCAG GTCGTGGATATTGAGGAGAAACTCGATATACTGATCAAGGCCTATATGGAGGATCGTGATAGATTTTTAGCGCTTCCGTTGCCAGCAAATCCCAAACCCAAAATACATTCCATTAGCCCTAGTCACAGTCACAATCTgcatcacacacacaatcagAGCATGATCGATGTGTGGAAGCGAACCGCCACGCTTAGCGTGCATCCCGAGCTGGTCTCAGCGCcagccggagcagcagcaggtgccaCATCTGTGGATCGTCTGGACAGCAATGAGACGGCGCTGACCTCCACACAGACGGTGACAACCACAACGGATGCGATTGCCACACAAACACCCATGCCGCATACACAGCATACAGCGACCAATACAAAg TCTTCCGTGCTTAACCCATATCAGCTAACGCCTGAGAAGCAACAGCACAATGATGTATTTATGACTGATTTAGAGAATAGAACTAAAAAACGCGTTACTTTAAG